A genomic segment from Odontesthes bonariensis isolate fOdoBon6 chromosome 8, fOdoBon6.hap1, whole genome shotgun sequence encodes:
- the LOC142385708 gene encoding protein NLRC3-like has protein sequence MVTDVRGFTDPQKEEYFRKRFTDEKLATKIISHIQTSRSLHIMCHIPVFCWITATVLEDVLETREGGQLPSTLTEMYIHFLVVQAKVKKLKYEGGAATDAHWSPESREMIESLGKLAFEQLQKGNLIFYESDLTECGIDISAASVYSGVFTQIFREERGLYQETVFCFIHLSVQEFLAALHVHLTFINSGLNLMGEDERSKRPTIQGEQPSSSAPIARAQRSFSLKQCFLKKMFGFRSGVNQQKEQQTTSQKFETREDESAHFLRLFSQSAVDKALEIPNGHLDLFLRFLLGLSLQTNQRLLRGLLTQTGSSSETHQETVDYIKQKISENLSAERSINLFHCLNELNDRSLVEEIQQALSSGSLSTDNLSPAQWSALVFILLSSGKDLDEFDLKKYSASEEALLRLLPVVKASNKALLDGCNLSDEGCAALSSALSSQSSSLAELDLNLS, from the exons atggtgacagacgtcagagggttcactgacccacagaaggaggagtacttcaggaagagattcacAGATGAGAAGCTAGCAACCAAAATaatctcccacatccagacatcccgaagcctccacatcatgtgccacatcccagtcttctgctggatcactgctacagttctggaggatgtgttggaaaccagagagggaggacagctgcccagcaccctgactgagatgtacatccacttcctggtggttcaggccaaagtgaagaagctcaagtatgaAGGAGGAGCTGCGACAGATgcacactggagtccagagagcagggagatgattgagtctctgggaaaactggcttttgagcagctgcagaaaggaaacctgatcttctatgaatcagacctgacagagtgtggcatcgatatctcagcagcctcagtgtactcaggagtgttcacacagatctttagagaggagagagggctgtaccaggagacggtgttctgcttcatccatctgagtgttcaggagtttctggctgctcttcatgtccatctgaccttcatcaactctggactcaacctgatggGAGAAGATGAACGATCCAAGAGGCCAACGATACAAGGAGAACAGCCATCATCATCAGCTCCTATTGCAAGGGCACAAagatctttttctttaaaacaatgttttttgaaaaaaatgttcgGTTTTCGCTCTGGTGTCAATCAGCAGAAAGAACAACAAACAACCTCCCAGAAATTTGAAACAAGAGAAGATGAATCTGCACATTTTCTTCGACTCTTCTCCCAAAGTGCTGTGGACAAGGCCTTAGAGATtccaaatggacacctggacctgttcctccgcttcctcctgggtctttccctgcagaccaatcagaggctcctacgaggcctgctgacacagacaggaagtagctcagaGACCCATCAGGAAACAGTCGATTACATCAAGCAGAAGATCAGtgagaatctgtctgcagagagaagcatcaatctgttccactgtctgaatgaactgaatgatcgttctctggtggaggagatccaacaggccctgagttcaggaagtctctccacagataatctgtctcctgctcagtggtcggctctggtcttcatcttactgtcatcaggaaaagatctggatgagtttgacctgaagaaatactctgcttcagaggaggctcttctgaggctgctgccagtggtcaaagcctccaacaaagctct actggatggctgtaacctctcagatgaaggatgtgcagctctgtcctcagctctcagctcccagtcctccagcctggcagaactggacctga ATTTGTCCTAa